A window of Natrinema versiforme contains these coding sequences:
- a CDS encoding M48 family metallopeptidase has protein sequence MNLRVRICAVLGVFVAVTTVFVLTLLWTYGVLLPGVVGGTIVFLQYGTVEFDPLRLPVSWATALVLVGGFLAAQTYYGYRRVLSGTHGVAGDEDHAVARTVRRLAMTADVPEPDVRVVADEAASCYTVGRLTDATIVVTTGLVEALDADELEAVLAHEIAHVANRDVTLMTITTLFLEIADRAYHAALLARRALSDPGELSGGDRVAVYWFLPLVVLTSVFVAPILWVFPTIADWATRTLSQTREFAADAAAARITGTPMALASALVTLAETAGTPETDLRTARTRALCIVPTDPVTGDETALLPEIQQPTDETTRRANVTSWLEATTPSGPVHADSSDTHPPVDVRVRRLSEMAAELEGTA, from the coding sequence ATGAATCTCCGCGTGCGGATCTGTGCAGTCCTCGGTGTATTCGTCGCGGTTACTACCGTGTTCGTGCTTACGCTGCTGTGGACGTACGGCGTCTTGCTCCCGGGCGTCGTCGGCGGGACGATCGTCTTCCTCCAGTACGGCACCGTCGAGTTCGACCCCCTCCGGTTGCCGGTCTCGTGGGCAACGGCGCTGGTACTGGTCGGCGGCTTCCTCGCGGCACAGACGTATTACGGCTATCGGCGCGTGCTCTCGGGAACGCACGGCGTCGCCGGTGACGAGGACCACGCCGTCGCCCGAACGGTCCGGCGACTGGCGATGACTGCCGACGTGCCGGAACCGGACGTTCGCGTCGTCGCCGACGAGGCGGCGAGCTGTTACACCGTCGGTCGGCTCACCGACGCGACGATCGTCGTCACGACGGGACTGGTCGAGGCCCTCGACGCCGACGAACTCGAGGCAGTCCTCGCCCACGAGATCGCCCACGTCGCAAACCGGGACGTGACGCTGATGACGATCACGACGCTGTTCCTCGAGATCGCCGATCGAGCCTACCACGCGGCGCTGCTCGCGCGCCGCGCGCTTTCCGATCCCGGCGAACTGTCGGGCGGCGACCGGGTGGCGGTGTACTGGTTTCTCCCCTTGGTCGTGCTCACCTCCGTCTTCGTCGCGCCGATTCTCTGGGTGTTTCCGACGATCGCCGACTGGGCGACCCGAACGCTGTCACAGACGCGTGAGTTCGCCGCTGACGCCGCGGCCGCCCGGATCACCGGGACGCCGATGGCGCTCGCGAGCGCGCTGGTGACCCTCGCCGAGACGGCCGGAACGCCGGAGACGGACCTCCGGACGGCCAGAACGCGAGCGCTGTGTATCGTCCCGACCGATCCGGTAACGGGCGACGAGACGGCGTTGCTGCCCGAGATCCAGCAACCGACTGATGAGACGACTCGGCGCGCGAACGTGACGTCGTGGCTCGAGGCCACTACGCCCTCGGGACCCGTCCATGCCGACTCGTCCGATACTCACCCGCCGGTCGACGTCCGCGTGCGACGGCTGTCCGAGATGGCGGCCGAACTGGAGGGGACAGCGTGA
- a CDS encoding NfeD family protein: MVESLVGNVPLLLLVVGLVLMVLEAISPGAHLIVIGIALVGAGLIGVLFPAPLSPIILAGLTLVIGLAAAYIYNRFDFYGGKGTARTTDSDSLSGATGYVTETVTNRSGEVKLEEGGFAPYYSARTTSGTIEEGEEVIVIDPGGGNVLTVESLDAIGEDEIDRALARDAQQDDREPTDTGDESTTDAEPETETERSS; encoded by the coding sequence ATGGTCGAATCCCTCGTGGGGAACGTGCCGCTCCTGCTCTTGGTGGTGGGCCTCGTACTGATGGTACTCGAGGCCATCTCGCCGGGTGCCCACCTCATCGTCATCGGGATCGCGCTGGTCGGCGCAGGGTTGATCGGCGTGCTCTTCCCGGCCCCGCTTAGCCCGATAATTCTGGCGGGACTGACCCTCGTGATCGGGCTTGCAGCGGCCTACATCTACAACCGCTTCGACTTCTACGGCGGCAAAGGGACGGCCCGAACCACGGACTCGGACTCGCTGTCCGGCGCGACGGGCTACGTCACCGAGACGGTCACGAACCGCAGCGGCGAGGTCAAACTCGAGGAGGGCGGGTTCGCCCCCTACTACAGCGCGCGAACGACTAGCGGAACGATCGAGGAAGGCGAAGAGGTCATCGTCATCGACCCCGGCGGCGGAAACGTGCTCACGGTCGAATCCCTCGACGCGATCGGTGAGGACGAGATCGATCGCGCGCTGGCACGAGACGCGCAACAGGACGACCGAGAACCCACGGACACCGGCGACGAATCGACGACCGACGCCGAACCGGAGACCGAAACGGAGCGCTCGAGTTGA